A single Ascochyta rabiei chromosome 4, complete sequence DNA region contains:
- a CDS encoding clathrin associated protein complex medium subunit produces MLSGILIFNQKGENLIFRAFRNDCRPRLADVFRIQVISNAQVRSPILTLGSTTFSHVKHENIYLVAVTKSNANAALVFEFLYRMIGLGKAYFGKFDEEAVKNNFVLVYELLDEILDFGYPQNTETDTLKMYITTEGVKSERAMEDSSKITMQATGALSWRRADIKYRKNEAFVDVIEDVNLLMSATGTVLRADVNGQIIMRAYLSGTPECKFGLNDRLTLGEDNLQQPSGNKAGTKATKAAAGSVTLEDCQFHQCVKLGKFDADRIISFIPPDGEFELMRYRATENVNLPFKVHAIVNEIGKTKVEYSIAIRANYGSKLFATNVVVRIPTPLNTARITERTSQGKAKYEPEHNNIVWKIPRFTGQSEYVLSAEASLTSMTNQKAWSRPPLNLSFSLLMFTSSGLLVRYLKVFEKSNYSSVKWVRYMTRAGNYEIRF; encoded by the exons ATGCTCTCCGGAATCCTCATCTTCAACCAGAAGGGCGAGAACCTTATATTTCGCGCCTTCCGCAACGACTGCCGCCCACGCCTCGCCGACGTATTCCGCATACAAGTCATCTCCAACGCACAGGTGCGCTCGCCCATCCTCACACTGGGCTCGACCACATTCAGTCATGTGAAGCATGAGAATATCTACCTGGTCGCCGTGACCAAGAGCAACGCCAATGCCGCCCTCGTCTTCGAGTTCTTGTACCGCATGATAGGCCTAGGAAAGGCATACTTTGGGAAGTTCGACGAGGAGGCTGTCAAGAACAACTTCGTGCTGGTCTACGAGCTGCTGGACGAGATTCTGGATTTTGGATACCCGCAGAACACCGAGACCGACACACTCAAAATGTACATCACAACAGAAGGAGTCAAGTCGGAAAGAGCCATGGAGGACTCGTCCAAGATCACAATGCAGGCCACCGGCGCCCTGTCGTGGCGGAGAGCAGATATCAAATACCGCAAGAACGAGGCCTTCGTCGATGTCATCGAAGACGTAAACCTCCTCATGTCCGCGACCGGCACAGTCCTACGAGCCGATGTAAACGGCCAGATCATAATGCGCGCCTACCTCTCTGGCACACCAGAATGCAAGTTCGGGCTCAACGACCGCCTGACACTGGGCGAGGACAACCTCCAACAGCCCTCGGGCAACAAAGCTGGTACCAAAGCAACGAAAGCGGCCGCTGGCAGCGTCACACTGGAAGACTGTCAATTCCACCAGTGCGTGAAACTCGGCAAATTCGATGCAGATCGCATAATATCTTTCATCCCACCGGATGGCGAGTTCGAGCTCATGCGATATCGCGCAACCGAGAATGTCAACCTGCCCTTCAAAGTCCACGCTATCGTCAACGAAATCGGAAAGACAAAGGTCGAATACAGCATTGCCATCCGCGCGAACTACGGGTCGAAGCTCTTCGCTACAAACGTCGTCGTACGGATACCTACACCCCTGAACACAGCTCGCATTACGGAGCGCACATCACAAGGCAAAGCAAAATACGAGCCCGAGCATAACAACATCGTCTGGAAGATCCCACGATTCACAGGGCAGAGCGAGTATGTGCTGAGCGCAGAGGCGAGCTTGACAAGCATGACAAATCAGAAAGCATGGTCGAGACCGCCGCTCAACCTGAGCTTTTCGCTACTGATGTTCACAAGTTCTGGGTTGCTTGTAAGGTATTTGAAGGTGTTCGAGaaaagcaattacagcagtgTGAAGTGGGTGAGATACATGACACGAGCGGGCAATTATGAAATCAG GTTCTAG
- a CDS encoding Primary-amine oxidase, which produces MAPHPFKILNSEETRVARDTVLSLHKDVVVQFREIFLQEPEKELMKAYLKAEHAAQPGQSPTSKRPPRLAKVMYDVIGSDRIPEYNESIIDVEQKKRVRHDVVPKEKGQASLTLWEFDDLVQACKRSEEFQKAIAEFQLPEGFELVVEPWPYGGLDIGAENRRYFQGLCFAQDTRNGNADSNFYAYPLPLIPVMDAHKKEIVRLDRLATGGKGDSLTGQTHSPRILDHCQSAEYIPELVEGGVRKDVKPINITQPEGPSFKVTDESLVEWQKWSFRVSFNPREGAVLHDVCYEGRSIMYRMSISEMTVPYADARSPFHRKQAFDFGDGGAGNCANNLSLGCDCLGVIKYFDAIIVGNDGEPKEHPNVICLHEQDNGIGWKHTNWRTGRAVVTRMRELVVQFIITLANYEYVFAFKLDTAGGITLEVRATGIVSTVNIDPGKTSLYGNVVSGGVLAQNHQHIFAARFDPAIDGHKNTVTYEESLPAPWDKETNPNGNFYEIRKTVVNRSAGLDANPMDHRVFKIINQEKKNPHSGNPVGYKFTPLPTQKLLAAPGSIQAQRALFTNHHVWVTKYRDDELYAAGPFTLQSQMEQGGVHDMAARKDEITNEDLVVWNVFGLTHNPRVEDWPVMPCEVYQLHYKPSDFFDRNPAIDFPSQKNQASVLVSKEDCCPQKL; this is translated from the exons ATGGCACCACACCCGTTCAAAATCCTCAACTCCGAGGAGACTCGTGTGGCCCGCGACACCGTCCTTTCGTTGCACAAAGATGTTGTCGTTCAATTTCGGGAAATCTTTCTGCAAGAGCCAGAGAAGGAGCTCATGAAGGCGTACCTCAAGGCTGAACATGCAGCACAACCAGGCCAGTCGCCGACTTCTAAGAGGCCACCAAGGTTGGCCAAAGTCATGTACGACGTCATTGGATCGGACCGCATACCGGAGTATAACGAATCCATCATCGATGTTGAGCAGAAGAAACGAGTCAGGCACGACGTTGTCCCGAAAGAGAAGGGACAGGCCAGCTTGACACTGTGGGAGTTCGATGACCTTGTCCAGGCCTGCAAAAGAAGCGAGGAGTTCCAGAAAGCCATTGCCGAGTTCCAGCTACCCGAAGGATTCGAACTTGTAGTCGAGCCATG GCCATATGGCGGGCTCGACATTGGCGCTGAGAACCGCAGATACTTCCAGGGTCTCTGTTTCGCCCAGGATACTCGAAATGGCAACGCCGACTCTAATTTCTACGCCTACCCGCTCCCTCTCATCCCTGTTATGGATGCACACAAGAAAGAAATTGTGCGTCTTGATCGTCTAGCAACTGGTGGAAAAGGCGACAGTCTTACTGGCCAGACACATTCTCCGCGCATTCTTGACCACTGCCAATCCGCTGAGTACATTCCTGAACTTGTTGAAGGAGGTGTTCGCAAGGATGTCAAGCCCATCAACATCACGCAGCCTGAGGGGCCTTCTTTCAAGGTCACGGACGAATCACTTGTCGAATGGCAAAAATGGAGCTTCCGTGTCTCCTTCAATCCACGTGAAGGTGCCGTTCTGCACGATGTGTGCTACGAGGGCAGGAGTATCATGTACCGTATGAGCATTAGCGAGATGACAGTGCCATATGCCGACGCCCGCTCCCCGTTCCATCGCAAGCAGGCTTTCGACTTTGGTGACGGAGGTGCTGGAAACTGCGCCAACAACCTGTCGCTCGGCTGCGATTGTCTCGGTGTTATCAAGTATTTCGATGCAATCATTGTTGGGAACGACGGTGAGCCCAAGGAACATCCCAATGTCATTTGCTTGCATGAGCAGGACAACGGCATTGGCTGGAAGCACACCAACTGGAGGACGGGCCGAGCCGTCGTCACACGTATGCGCGAGCTCGTTGTCCAATTCATTATCACACTCGCAAACTACGAATACGTGTTTGCCTTTAAGCTCGATACTGCAGGAGGCATTACTCTCGAGGTCAGGGCCACGGGTATTGTCTCGACCGTCAACATCGACCCAGGAAAGACCTCTCTATACGGAAACGTTGTTTCCGGCGGTGTCCTTGCGCAGAACCATCAGCACATCTTCGCAGCCCGCTTCGACCCTGCTATTGATGGCCATAAGAACACCGTCACGTATGAAGAGTCGCTGCCAGCGCCATGGGACAAGGAAACCAACCCCAACGGCAACTTCTACGAGATCCGCAAGACAGTCGTCAATCGCTCTGCCGGTCTCGACGCGAACCCAATGGACCACCGTGTGTTCAAGATTATCAAccaggagaagaagaaccCCCACAGCGGAAACCCCGTCGGCTACAAATTCACACCACTACCCACCCAAAAGCTCCTCGCAGCACCAGGCTCTATCCAAGCTCAGCGTGCTCTGTTCACAAACCACCACGTATGGGTGACCAAGTACCGGGACGACGAGCTGTACGCTGCAGGCCCCTTCACTCTGCAGAGCCAGATGGAGCAGGGCGGTGTGCACGATATGGCAGCGCGCAAGGACGAAATCACCAACGAGGACCTGGTCGTTTGGAACGTCTTCGGTCTTACACACAACCCCCGTGTTGAGGACTGGCCGGTCATGCCATGCGAGGTTTATCAGTTGCATTACAAGCCTAGTGATTTCTTTGACAGGAATCCGGCGATTGATTTCCCGAGTCAGAAGAACCAGGCGAGTGTGCTGGTTTCGAAGGAAGACTGTTGTCCACAGAAATTGTAG
- a CDS encoding D/L-glyceraldehyde reductase, with amino-acid sequence MRYLMKSIPRSWLGLQTPRCTSFSSLKAYASFRMSSGKTATLNTGYKIPQLGYGTWQAGPGEVGNGVYEALKIGYRHLVSDPDDPWTLSSRPFTTSINSAAYTIC; translated from the exons ATGAGATACTTAATGAAGAGCATCCCGCGCTCGTGGCTGGGACTCCAAACACCTCGCTGCACCTCTTTTTCATCACTCAAAGCATACGCATCCTTCAGAATGTCTTCAGGAAAGACTGCCACCCTCAACACTGGCTACAAGATCCC TCAATTGGGATATGGCACATGGCAAGCCGGTCCCGGTGAGGTGGGCAACGGTGTCTACGAGGCGCTGAAGATTGGTTACCGACACCTTGTGAGTGACCCTGACGATCCCTGGACCCTGAGCAGCCGTCCTTTCACTACATCCATCAACTCTGCCGCTTACACAATTTGCTAA
- a CDS encoding D/L-glyceraldehyde reductase, which translates to MRYLMKSIPRSWLGLQTPRCTSFSSLKAYASFRMSSGKTATLNTGYKIPQLGYGTWQAGPGEVGNGVYEALKIGYRHLDLAKMYVFIPHVLFHLLARVSPPLPPARLPRQPHTQR; encoded by the exons ATGAGATACTTAATGAAGAGCATCCCGCGCTCGTGGCTGGGACTCCAAACACCTCGCTGCACCTCTTTTTCATCACTCAAAGCATACGCATCCTTCAGAATGTCTTCAGGAAAGACTGCCACCCTCAACACTGGCTACAAGATCCC TCAATTGGGATATGGCACATGGCAAGCCGGTCCCGGTGAGGTGGGCAACGGTGTCTACGAGGCGCTGAAGATTGGTTACCGACACCTT GACCTTGCCAAAATGTACGTTTTTATACCCCACGTTCTTTTCCACCTCCTTGCAAGAGTTTCTCCGCCGCTGCCGCCGGCGAGGCTGCCACGGCAACCTCATACCCAACGGTGA
- a CDS encoding D/L-glyceraldehyde reductase, with protein MRYLMKSIPRSWLGLQTPRCTSFSSLKAYASFRMSSGKTATLNTGYKIPQLGYGTWQAGPGEVGNGVYEALKIGYRHLDLAKIYENQKEVAEGIKRAFKDIPGLKREDIFITSKLWNTQHNPEHVEAALDDTLAELELDYLDLYLIHWPVNFGPGKDPHSDLFPATSDANEVNIDNSVPNSETWKAVNKLPKSKVRSVGVSNFTYQTLKALVEKTGLVPAVNQIERHPILPSKELIAYAKEKNIHITAYSAFGNNFFNIPLLITRPEVKAIAEKKGATPAQVILAWSQVGGHSVIPKSVTPSRIAENFKEIELSEEEVAAIQKFSDEHQGRRRYNVPYTANKPRWSINVFDEPEEQEAPNKVVV; from the exons ATGAGATACTTAATGAAGAGCATCCCGCGCTCGTGGCTGGGACTCCAAACACCTCGCTGCACCTCTTTTTCATCACTCAAAGCATACGCATCCTTCAGAATGTCTTCAGGAAAGACTGCCACCCTCAACACTGGCTACAAGATCCC TCAATTGGGATATGGCACATGGCAAGCCGGTCCCGGTGAGGTGGGCAACGGTGTCTACGAGGCGCTGAAGATTGGTTACCGACACCTT GACCTTGCCAAAAT CTACGAGAACCAGAAGGAGGTCGCGGAAGGTATCAAACGCGCCTTCAAGGACATCCCTGGCCTCAAGCGTGAGGACATCTTCATCACATCCAAGCTCTGGAACACCCAACACAACCCTGAGCACGTCGAAGCCGCTCTTGACGACACCCTTGCTGAGCTCGAGCTTGACTACCTTGACCTCTACCTCATCCACTGGCCCGTCAACTTCGGCCCTGGAAAGGACCCTCACTCTGACCTCTTCCCTGCCACCTCCGACGCCAATGAGGTCAACATTGACAACTCTGTCCCCAACAGCGAGACATGGAAGGCCGTGAACAAGCTTCCCAAGAGCAAGGTTCGCTCTGTTGGTGTTTCCAACTTCACATACCAAACCCTCAAGGCTCTGGTTGAGAAGACTGGCCTCGTTCCTGCCGTCAACCAAATCGAGCGTCACCCCATCCTTCCCAGCAAGGAGCTCATCGCCTACGCAAAGGAGAAGAACATCCACATCACCGCCTACTCCGCCTTCGGCAACAACTTCTTCAACATCCCTCTCCTCATCACTCGTCCGGAGGTCAAGGCCATCGCCGAGAAGAAGGGCGCTACACCCGCCCAGGTCATCCTTGCCTGGAGCCAGGTTGGCGGCCACTCCGTGATTCCCAAGTCCGTCACCCCATCCAGGATTGCAGAAAACTTCAAGGAGATTGAGCTGAGCGAGGAGGAAGTCGCTGCTATCCAGAAGTTCTCGGACGAGCACCAGGGCCGCAGGAGGTACAACGTGCCGTACACTGCTAACAAGCCTCGCTGGAGCATCAACGTCTTCGATGAGCctgaggagcaggaggcCCCGAACAAGGTCGTTGTGTAG